The window CTGGCACCTCATCACCCTGATCCTCAAGCCTTCTAGTAGAAGCAATACTGACTGACTTCTGTTAGCAAGTGCTTATGTTGGTGGCTTCATCACATCTCAAGGCTTTGGTTAAACAGATCTGTCATTTTTGTGCAAAGATGTTGCCATTAGACACATGGCGGCCTTTTAATGTCATGGATGAGCACGTAGTTTTTAAAGTTGGGATTCACTCTTCATTTCCCACCTCTTCTAACCCTGAAGCATGCTGTGGTTGGGGGGAGCTACTGGGAAGCTCAGTGTAGGACCGCCTGGACTCAAAGCCAATGCATTTAGACGAACTATGGTTCACAGGGAAACTGCAGCTGCTCACTTACACACAGAAATGGCTTCTATTCACCTAGTGTAGCACAGCATCGGATACCAGCTAAGCCTTGGGGTTCAGTCATGCTCAACCTGCTGTTTAAGAGGACCGAGACATcacattccaaaaaaaattaaaaaaaaaaaaaaaacaaccctgaaaaTACCATCTTTAGAAAAAGGTAAACCACACATTTCCTGCTAAGCATTTCTGCATTAAGGTATCCTCATCACTTAAAgcaaggaggaaagaaagcaatCATCCAGGGTTTGGGATTTTTAGGGccacaggagaaaggaaaaatcagGAGCATGGATTTGATGGAATCACTTTTTAGAAGAAGCTAAAGTCCCTTTGTCCTCCATACCCTAGGAATGACGCTTTCTAAGAGATCCCACAAAAGTTTCAAGACACAAAATCCCTTATCTAAATCTACTGGGAAAGCAGTGGCCTAGAACTCTCTCCCATTTACCGAGCTTGCTTTAGACTGGAGATTAACACTGTTATCCTTCTAAAGTGCAGAACATAAACAAGTATGGTCAAATCTACCAGAATAAGGAGGACCATTCTTCATTTACTCCACTCTTCCCCAAATAGAACAGAATTAATCATTGCAAGGTGCcctggctgctccagttcacatggAGCCCTCCTGAGCGCTAAGCCTCTGCACAGGGACAGCAGGTTCGATTCTAAAGCAATCTTAAGTCAGAGAACTCTGCCCACAACAGCAGGTCAGCTCACAGGTCATTCACTTCTATTGAAAATCCTGAATTCATTTGCTGCCCAAAAAAAGCCCAGAGAAGGAAATCACCACTttttgaagaaagaacaaaaacaaacaaaaaataatcagcCAAGGTACTCCAGAAAAACAGCTTGTCATACTTGGAATGTGACCAAAATGGGTTTCCAATTAAAACATGGGAAGACCCTCACACGTCAGTTCCTACAAGGCCTTTAGACTCAGCACAACCCTTAGTCTTAGGAAGAGCAAAACTAAAGTGATGAGCtgctgagggagagaaaaaaaaaacaagtgtcaTTCAATAAGAATtccttaaaggggaaaaaaaaaaattgaacattcaCGTTTCCTATTTACAatcagcccccctcccccaccccaccaccacaaTTCTGCTTTAACATTAtgttccacattttattttgttttcaagttaCATTTCAAgcaaaggtcatttttttttttcctcaacaatATCTCACGGTTGCTCGTGAGAGCACAGCATCTAAACCATAAACCACTGTCAACCAGATCTCAATTCTCCAGCTACCGGCTTTGGTTTATTCGTGAAAGAAATCCTTAGCTCTGCCCACATAAGCAATTCAGTCCCTTCAACAAAAAGGAAGTCACAAGACCACTCTCATATCCACCATTTTCTGCCTGGCTAGAACTGGCACAAGAAAATAAGACGACAGCCACAACTTTCATAGAACAGCTGAGAATCCCAAGTGAGGGCCAACAGAGCCTACTCTAGGCTGGAGTGAGAAGAGACACTGCCCAAGCATTCTCCGAGGTTCCATTGGCGCACAGAGCTCCAATCTCCCCATGCGGACGCTTGGGACATGGCAGGTTAGTGTCTTTCCTGGAAAGATGTGGATGGGTCCTACTTCCTatagtgttttccaaagtggcacTGGAATGTTGGGTCCCTTCAGGGTTGGCTCATGATATGCTGGAGACCCATTCCAATGGgtgcacaaagaaaaaaaaaaaaaaaaaaaaaagcagagtcagAGCTGAGTTCCCCTTTAAAAGCCAAACACCTACATCTAGAAGGAGGCTCCCCTACCTGAGAGCCCTTGCCCTAGTGAGGGGTTCCCACTGTGGAAACCCTCAGGTCTCAAGGTTAGTTACAGGGCAGCCAGGTAGGGTATGGCTGGCTGTAGGTAACTGGAGGATGGGCAACGTAGTAGTTGTTGAAGTTGCCGTCGCTGACATAGGGAGCCGGCTGGTAGTAACAGGTGACGTTGGTGGCGTTGGGGATGATGTTCTGCTCTGCCAGCACGCGCAAGGCCAGCAGGGAGATGAGGTTCAGAGTCTGCCTCCGCTCGTGGCCCATGAGGCACACGGTGCTCTCGTTCACCACCCTGCGGAGGATCATGAGGTAATCATACTTGCTCCTCTCCTCCTCGGCAAAGTGGTTTTGAAGGTAGGTCTCCAGCTTCCGCTGCTGCTCGAGGATGTCTGGGAAGTCGATGAAAAACCTGGAGCACATGTAACGCTCTAGGGTCTTGATCTCTTCCTGGTCTGTGGGCCGGAAGTCCCGCACGAGGAGGTTGCTGTACTTgagcagccccccgccccggaTCTCTTCGGGGTTCTTGGTGGCGATCAGTCTGTTCTGCAGGTGGTCGAAGGCCTCCTCGAAGTCCCCATACACGCTCTCCCCGATCACCGTGGGGTGGACGTGCTCGGAGATGGGGCTGCTGGAGCAGTCGTAGAAAAAGAGCAAGGAATCCAGGATGATCTGAAAGGAGTCCACGCTAAACTCGAACTGGCGCCGGATGGAGTCGACGAACTTCAGCTCCACGTTCCTCCCGTTCTTGTTGGACAGCGAGATCAGGCTCCAGCGGTCCGTGTCCGTGCACACCTTCACCAGTTTCTGCACATACGCCTCCTTCAGGGTGACGGGGCTGATTTTGAGCTTGTTCACACCCTCAGGCAGGAAGTTCAGAAGGGAGCACAGCACCACATCTCTGACCAGCTGGAACTCCGCCTCCGTGGGAAGAGCCACGTGGAAGATGAGGTCCAGGTCTTTGCACCCCAGGCCGTTGTCTTTGACCAAGACGTGGCCAGCCGCAGAGCCGTTCAGCCGCACGTCCTGCACCTTGATGCCTGCCTCCTCCAGCCGGCCGCGCACGGTCTGCACGATGTCCTTCAGGGTTAGCTCCAAGGTTGGAAAGTTGCCTCGTCCATGGATGGGTACGACCTCGGTCAGGACCTCGTGCAGCCGGCTGACCTGATCCCAGTTGAGTACGCTGAAGGACACGCAGTCCCTGGTGGTGCTgccctcctctgccatcttgggGGGGTGTTCTTGTGGGGAaactgaaagtgagggggtgaGAAACAGAATTAGGATTCACTTGTACACGGCCGCGCAGCTCGAGGGACTCGGAGCAGAAGCCGACTGACCTCTGAAGGCTTTCCTGCATGACCAGCCGACCGCGGTAACAggtgggtgctgggtgctgggtgctgccACGAGGGCTACAGCATGTGAGTCGGGCCTGCACCCAGGGAGGACAGCCTATACACAAACCTACCCCTTCTGCCTCCTAATTTTACCCGGGGCtggtttctttgcttgttttgtctGCAAGAGGGTGATTTTGTGAAGGGAGGCAGACAAACTCATCAAACAAAGCAACCTAAACAATCTCAATAGAGGGCCGAACTATGGGTTTAGCTAATTGTCCTCATTTTTTATAGAATTACTTCTGCTGCCTTTGCACACCTACCTGCATCTTAAGCTGGCTGATACCTAAGATACAagcctccccccgcctccccccctgCCGCACAATACCCTGAACACAAGACCCCCTGGGGGGAAAATTTCCCTCACTCCATGAAGAGATGAAGATTCAACTCTGGGCCGCCATCACACAGAGGGCAGGAGGTCAGAGGAGTCCTTCTAGAACCAGGTATGCGGCTACCGTGTTGGCAAGAATCCCACATACTTTTCATTCATTGGACTGGTCTGCCCTGTCCCAAGCACCTCTGTCCTCCAGAGTGGGACACCAAGGAGTGGTCTGAATGACAAGATTCCTGGCAGGCAAAGGCCTGGCTCAGCGCTATGGTGGAACGGCTCTGCCAGCAAGAGGGGGCCCTTAGCAGGACATTTCCCACGTCCTCAGGGCAGTGGAACCTTTTGACTGTATTTTGAAATCTAGAACCTTGAGGCTACCTAAGGAGAATAAACTTAGCACTCAGAACTCAGAGGAAAAAACATGCCATCTCACGCTTCACTTGTTAGAACCATAGTTACCAAAGTAATTTTCAACCAAGTGAcatgtttcagaaaataaaatacaacagatCCCTGGAAATCCtaatatgtaaaaacaaatacTGCTCTATTAGAAAGTCAAGGTGCTTGGGGATCCAGGTGGGTCAAACATTAGCTAGAAAGACGTAAGAGCAGAAACAAAATGTCAAGGTGCTATCCTCACAATTCAGTGTAAGCACAGAGTCTTCCCATGCCCTCCACCTTACTGACTTGTGAGGCGCACACAAAACCCGTCCCCACAACCTTAACAGTCTCATTGTTTGGGGACTGCTGATTTTCAATGCACATCTGCCATCACTGCCCTGAGGTTCCAACTTGAGCTTTAGGCCTTGCCCTGGTGCCAGGGATCCTTGCCTCACATAATGGCTCGGAGCAACGGGATGGCTGTCACTCGGGGTTGGGGGCACCGCAGGACACATCAAGGCAAGCTTTCCAGGAGCTGGCCATTAGGAAGGTGGATGAGAACACAACACAGCAATAGTAGGCAGTGTgtggtagaaaaaaatagaatttaaaggtAGAAGAAAGGAGTGCCCCAAGACTGTTTGGGGTGAACAAGAAGGCCACAGAAGACTTCACTTACGGGGAAGGATGTAAGCAGACAGAAAGGCAATGAGCTCTGGGCTGCGACTTAGAGAAGGCAACATGCAGCCAAGACCCAGCAAGTTGTCCAGTTGGCCATCACACACCTCTCAAGTTAAAGCACAGGCTCCCTTTACTAGGTAGACTAAGTGGTTGAATTGCTTGGCCGGCAACAGGAAGGGTGGTCGTGTGGTCCAAGTGGCTCTAGGAAGACCAATCTGGGGATAAGCCCTCCTATGCCTGCTATGGAAGAACACTTGCCACAGGGCAGGTAAGTTTCCCTTCAAACCTGTTTGGACAGTGTTAAAACGCTCTAGGCTCTCTAGATCATTCTACCAAAGCACTCCTAGATTAAGGATAACAAGCAAAATTTGTGacgaaatatttaatatttattgtggcTAGCATTTGGCTTCAAGTCAGGCTTGGGACATCTTTTTACTGTGTTCTATGTACATTTGGTTCTTTGTGGCCCTTTTACAATCAGCATACGGTACACTGTGCCTATTACCCAGGACACTGCACAATTAAACCCAAATCACTGTAAAAAGCATGGCTCTCGCTTTGTTGTGAGAACCTGCTAAACTATCTGTCACTTGGTGACACAGATTTCCATCAGAGATGTTGATCTACCTATAAAAACACAACTTTCTCTACCTGTGTGTCACCTGCTACTGTGCTTTCAAGTCTCATGTTTATGATACAGGTATGAGAAGTTACAATGACAGAGGAGTAGCATTCAATTAATTCTTGGAAGATAAAGAACAATTAATTTTAAGAGTATCTCTAAGAACCACCTCAATAATGTTGCAGAGAAAAATAGCTATAGGAATGACTTTTAACTTGtgcattttgttttggttttaaaggaTTTGTGGAGGGGGGAGTTTCTAAAATTAGAGTCAGGACTACCCCCACCTTTAGAACAGTAGTTCTTAGAGGACGAATATCTAACACCAGTGAGAATCTGATGGAAGCTACATTCCCTCTCCAGGAAGGGAGCGGGGAGAGAAGGGGATGACATATGCACGAGaacttccatatatttttaaatctctcaacCTGTAGTAGCTTCAAAGTTAAGATCTGTTTTAGATTGAAAACGGGCAAGGTTCATATGGGACGAGAGGCAGCAATGGCCAGAAAagttatgagaaaaaaagaatgacgTACATATTAGCCCCATAAGAGATACTATGAAGCCACAATAATTGAAACAGCATGGTATTGGTACAAAGAGACTGATTAGtggaacagaattttttaaatctagaaataaaatctaatacaTAAGGGGATTTCATATATAATAAAGGAGGCATTTCAAAATAATACAGGGAGGAAAAGTTTAGCTATGTGGATAGTTATCTACATTTAAACAGTAAAGAAGGTGGTGCCTTGTCTTGTGCCAAACTAAGATCTAGATGGATGGATTAAAGATTCAAGCAAAAGAAGACAAACCCCTCAGAGTCCGGGGGAAACCTAGAGTTTATTACACATGTGTAGTGTAGGCAGTCCTTCCCATATCACATAAAACCTAAAAGTAGAAAACTtgatacataaaaatatcaacatggtaaaaacaccacaaaaaaagtCACAAGACAACactaggaaaatatttgcaacatgaGGCAAAgtacttattttattaatgaagaaTGAGCTCCTAGAGAGCAGAAAGACTAGCATTCCAAGAGAAGAAGGGGCAAAAATACATGAACAGCAGCTCAGATGCAAAACATACTCCGCCTTACCTTAAGGGATGGGCATATTCAAATTTTACCGTATCATTCTTACCTGTCAGGTTGGCAGAGATCAAGAGGCAGAAACCCGCTGGCACACTGCCCATGGGTTCTTTCTGAAGAACAGTGTGGGACTCTCAATTTTAAGTGGATTGTACCCTTTATAtatcaattctacttctaggaaacCTACTTTTCGATTTTATCCTGTGGTTACACTTGCAAGTATGCATGAGGATATTCACTGGAGAGCTATTTGTGAAGCTACAGAATCATCAGTAGAAGGTGAGAGGACTTAATACGTGTACACAACAGGCTACAATTGCATGCAGTTGTCCAAAAGAACGCTGGCATATCTGCACAAATGTGAGATGCTagttgagatttatttattcatagaaaacCAACACTGTATGGGTAAAAGCACAAGCCCACGCTTGAACAATTATACAGCTCTCTGGAGGGCAGCACGAGGACTTCAGCCTCTACCAAATACCGCCTCTAGATTGGCAGGtgggaaatttattttatcctttttggaaTTTAGAACCTATACATATATTAATTGAAAACAGTTCAAATCTTATGAGCCATTTCCAAAAATCTTCTCCCCACCCACCAGGAGGCTTCTGACTCATCTGCTACcttatttaattctttcaatgCCTTTCCTAGCACTCCCCACTATCCCTGCATCCCCAAATCAAATACACATAGAAGTTTCCTCTCCGAGCCTTAAAAGTTGATCTCTGGGGGGGTAGGCAGGGAGTAGGGGCCATTTGATCCCAAGAACGTCTTTTAGTCAAGTTTCTACTTCTCTACTGTTTAATAGAAGATGTCCACCATTTGTCAAAAATCCTCCAGACTTTCAAAATAACAGATACATCATCTCATCTAGTCCCTTTCTATGTTTGTTATCCAAAAGTAATTTTTGGCAGTTTTGTAACAATTGCTATTTCTCATGTCAGACATATTACAATGACCCTCATGATGCCGTTATGTTGATTCTTGGTTACAGTCACAAGAACCGTCATAAATGCAGTCAACACTTTACCAGCCACCTAAGATATCTGTGTTTGGCATCATCCGTGCCAACTTCTTCTGACATACATATGAACAATGCGACTCACTTAGAAAAAAGTAGTTCATATAAAAGCATGTTGTGGAATGTGACAAATGACAAATCCATGGTGTAGTTCTTAATTCTTCCAGTTTACTATGACTTAGACACAGAAGAGCTCAAGCTATTGAAGGCTCACATTTAGGCTGGGTTCATATTCGGTGCTTAGTTCATTAAAAGAGCCCAAAATAAGTTACTGATGACTATTACAAaggaattctttgttttctttcacccATCCAAACAATTTCAAATaccaaaagtatattttttttagtGACTCCAACAGACACTGGTATTACTAGAATATATCCCAGTCATAGGGCCTGAGGGCTTAGATAACACACCAGAGCTTAGTGTAACAGTTTGAGTTTTAATTAACCTCTTGAAATCAACATTGATAAAGTCTGCACATGAAAGAATCATGTGGAAGACACGCTCGCATGAAAGGCCCAGGTTAAAGACAAACTCTAGGTAGCAGAATTAACAAAATGATGActagaaaacaaaactgatttgAAGCCTGGTAAATTCAAACTGAAGGGTCTGATTTTCCTTTTACTATctgagaagcagattccttgtaTTTTGCACAGGAGAAATCGGGCAAGGTGGGAAACCAGAATTTCTCACTGACTTGGAAATTCAGGTACCTTTTTACAAGTGAGGATGACCAAGCACCTACTCAGTCAAAGTACTCAATCTCCTAAAAAGTGGACTCATGATGACCAACAACCTAAGGTGCCcctgaaatgttttcttccatcaTCTGGCTAGCAAAAGAGTAGAATGCACACATTGAAAAAAGATAGGTTTGCAGAAATAGCAGCAAAAAGTGAGAGGTAAAAACCGACAGAGCCCAAAGAAGAATAAACCAAGATCCCTAAGTAAAAGTTCATGTCTCACTTACCTTTGTTTCCCCTGGCCTGGGACAGAGGCCCCCAAAGGCAGGTTGATCTGAAAACCTATGATTAAGCCCTaggtgaaaagaaaattttaagaaagagaaagagaggaagagagagaaaactatttCTAGTCCTGTTTCCTAGCTTAGCTAGAGCCCAGAAACAAGAGTGACAGAGGCTAGGAAAGTGAGGGGGCTCAAGGTGGGCAAGCAGGACAGGAAGACAGATAAGCTGGAGAAAAGCACAAAGAGCCCATGTAATGCTTCTGGGTCTTGACTTGGGTCAAATCAACACTGATTCCTATTTGTGCGAGGCATTAGACATAGTCACTGCCCAAAGGGTTCTCAGTCCATGCAGAAATGTCTACCTGCGAAGTTAAAGACAGTGCATATGTACATCTTGCTCTGTGATATTTCACATGAAAGCTCTGGAAGCTACCGCCCCAAAGGTTTTATGGAAAGGCTGAGGTGTGAACGAGGTTCTCAGCTATGGCAGCCCTCCATCCCCTCCAGAGACAACTGGGCAacaccctcttcctctgaccttgCTGGGGtttaagaatacaaaagaaactcaaacacatttCAACATTCCTTCGATGACAACATTTCCTTTTACTGTTACTGGATGTCACTTCCAGAGCCTGGACCTTCCCCATAACACTTTCCAGTTTGGGGTAAGAGAGCCAGCAGCCATGGGCAGTGGACCAGGCCTGGTAACAGACTACCCAGGGGGTGAGTATGCAGAACAAAGACATTGTCCCCAGCTCCAGGCTGAGAGGGAACCCATGCACTGGAGGCAGGCATCTTCCACACAAAATTCGCACGCCACCTACCCACCCGCCAGTATACCACAGAGGGCActttcaggaaaaagaaactaCTCGTTGAAGCAGAAGTGAAAGAGGGTGGCAATACACACCCTACTATTCTATCGCACCAGTTCTTCCAGTGACCCAAGGGAAGAAGAGCCACAACTCTGGGCCTTTTTTTATCCTCCTGTAAAATGAAGGTACAGATGTGTGTGCAGAAGACAGGGTACTTAGCATAAGCCACGTCACATCAATtgccatttaatcctcacaagcaCTCTGAGGGAGCTACAATGGTTGCTTTTGCACAAATTAAAGAATAAGGATCAGAAAAGATGAAGTGAATTGACCCCAGGTCCTCAACTCCAGAGAGCATTCGAACCCTCAGAATGGACAACAGCTCCCACTACGCTCACTCTGCCACTGGCAaggtgggaggtggagagagggcaCAGGCTCCTGCCACAACCCCATAGGTGCCGTGGGGTGACCAGTTCTTGTGAAAAATATAATGATCTTCTAAAACAGGGATTGTGTTGGTCCTAtccaaaaaaatgagaaagttacCCCTGTGACTGACACTTTCCATCTACCATAAACATGAAAACAACAAAGCTTGAATCAATCACCCTTCACTGCCTGCTTTAGAGCAGATTCCAGTTGAGCAAAGGACACAAGTCAGTGTCCATCTTCGAGGATGCCAAGGTGGTTGAGAGGTGCCTCTCAGAGGAGCACCAGAGAAGGCAATTCATGGCCCACGTGTGGGAAATCCGTATTTCTCAATGGGGATGCACAGCACCTGTTTCATAATGTAAACATCTTACCCATGCTACCCACTCAGAAACCACTTACTCCTTCCTCCAGGGGACACCAAATGTGACCAGATGTCTAGCCAGGTGCCCTAACATGAGCCACCAAACTATCTGATCAACCCATCTGCTTTGTACAACAGTGCTACTACTGTCCCCACTTTACAGTTAAGGGAAGTGGGGAACAAAGAGGATGCACAAAGTTTAACTGTCCAAGGAGGTCCTGCCAGGAAGTGACACAAATGGGATCAAGGGGCTTCCTCAGAGGTGGAAAGTCTGGGTGcatgtgttggggtgggggtagggcttTGAAGATAAGCCAGTTGCTCAGGTACTTGTAGAAAGTAGATggcaagaagaagaaggaaagaggtaAAGGGTATGAAGGCTTTTCataggaaggtgggaaggaagtTGGCTAGATGAGCGAAGGCCCCTGAGTGAGGCAGGCCAGATGGCAGGCACTGGAGGCGAGGCAGGAGCATTCAGAGCTCGAGTACCTCACAGCTGTCAGTACAGAGACCCTCTCCCTCAAGATTACCACAGCTGGATCCAACAGAATTGAAGGTAATTACGTACAGAAATACTAATCATTATGCTACTGTTTGTTTTAAAGGAGCAGTGGCTGTGAGGTGAAGGCCTAGGCTGCTCACTCTGAGGGAGCTCCGGGATACTGGCCAGGCTgcaaaccagtggttctcagagaGCACAGGGACAGCAGGGGCAGCCGAGGGGATGCGCTCTGTTGGCTGGAAGATCGGCAGTGTTGATCTGCCCATAAAGCAACAGAACAGGACACTCTGCAGACAAGAGAGCCACTTTCCAGATCCCAGAAACTGATAACCCAGCCGCAGCTGAGGACAGAAGGTAGATAGTTCACAAGAAGCGACGGGAACCCCTCGGGCGAGCTTGGGAAGGAGGGCTGGGACAGAGCTGAACACAGAACAGCCTGGAACAGACTGCCGAATGCACAGCTGCTGCTTTTCCCAACTGCGCAGAGTCTGGCCCTTGAGATTCCTCTGCTCTAGGGAAACAAGCCAGGCTTTCTGAATGTCCATGGACTTGAGCAGCAGCAGATCAGTGGGCACAAAGGAGAAAGACTGAGCTCAAAGTAAGAAATCCTCCCTTAGTCCTCAAATGGCTGGTGAAAGCCAGGAGTCATCGAGGACCAAGGGGGCAGCCTGAGGAAGCTCCTGTCTGCCAGTGGCTAGCCTCTCAGCAGGATCCAGGCACCAGCACCCAGGGAGGAGGCCACGTTCTGGAGACTCCTCTGCCCCCAGACATGTGAAAATGTCACAGGGAACTGAGAGGCACCTCTCTGTCTCATGTCAATGTACGTGGACTAAGGGTTTACATTAGGACACAGCCCAAAGCAACAGCACCAGACAAAACAATGTCTTGCTCCTTAAAAGGACAGTAAAACGTATCGTGTTAGCTTTTCCTAAGACACTTGCAAACACACTGCCTCGGTTCAAAGAAACAACTGCCCTGTGCCACAGAACTGTGTCCAGGGAAGACACTTCTAAGTCAGGGATACAACAGATGCCGCAGCTGGACCATTCTCACACTCACTGTTCCCACATTGGGCCAGAGGTCTCAGACTATTTTCTCAGGGTTATCAGTACCGTCCTAGCCGCTCAACACCGATGTGTGCGACAGCCCCAGAGCCTGGTGTGATTCCCACAGCATCCGGGGCACTGCCTGCGCTGAAGGAAGGGGGGAATGTCCTGGACTGAAGCAAGAACAGGCCACTAGAACCCAGTGCTACCTGGCTTCCCACCGAGCTTTGAGTTTCAGGGGCCCTCCAAGTCCTCACTTCCCATCAAAGTCCCCAGATGGTCTTCATGGTTATCAGAGATTGGGCTCTGTCCACAGACACCCACCCTAAGAGGACTCCAAACAGACAGCACTTTCACGTCTTTCAAAATAGGATGCTTAAGCAAGTGTGGCTGCAGAGATAAGGCTGGAAGAGCTTACGTTGTGGCTGCAAAGCAGCACGAGACGGAATCAAAACACATGCCCATATTATAACAGGGATGCCGCAGAATTTCATATGTTTTAAGGAATACTCTGAACTCATCGCAAATGTAAACATCAACAAGGTCAGGACACCGACATCTATAGATGGAAGCTAAGCAGGGAAGTCTTGATTTTTCCGGGGTGTCAGCAATATTAAGTGCTACATCCACCACTTGAAATAATCTGTTGCAACTTGGAGCCCCACTTCCTCCTACGAAATGTGTCTTTCTAAATCAGAGATCTTACTGGTCTGACTCATTTAAAGAGATTGCTAGAGCCGGCCCCACCACTTTCAAGACGGACTAGCTGGAGAAAAATAGTAGGATTCCTAGGAGGCTCCTTACCATAAGGATGGCCAACTTTCCATACAGTCCAGAGGCTCTAAGAGCTGATGGCC of the Vulpes lagopus strain Blue_001 chromosome 5, ASM1834538v1, whole genome shotgun sequence genome contains:
- the TENT5C gene encoding terminal nucleotidyltransferase 5C; its protein translation is MAEEGSTTRDCVSFSVLNWDQVSRLHEVLTEVVPIHGRGNFPTLELTLKDIVQTVRGRLEEAGIKVQDVRLNGSAAGHVLVKDNGLGCKDLDLIFHVALPTEAEFQLVRDVVLCSLLNFLPEGVNKLKISPVTLKEAYVQKLVKVCTDTDRWSLISLSNKNGRNVELKFVDSIRRQFEFSVDSFQIILDSLLFFYDCSSSPISEHVHPTVIGESVYGDFEEAFDHLQNRLIATKNPEEIRGGGLLKYSNLLVRDFRPTDQEEIKTLERYMCSRFFIDFPDILEQQRKLETYLQNHFAEEERSKYDYLMILRRVVNESTVCLMGHERRQTLNLISLLALRVLAEQNIIPNATNVTCYYQPAPYVSDGNFNNYYVAHPPVTYSQPYPTWLPCN